In Parasphingorhabdus halotolerans, a single window of DNA contains:
- the ada gene encoding bifunctional DNA-binding transcriptional regulator/O6-methylguanine-DNA methyltransferase Ada produces MIDDKTAWQAMSNRDRSFDGKFVTGVLSTGIYCRPSCAARHPKRENVRFFAKPEQAEEAGLRACLRCLPKDVARDDAAVKAVIDVIRMAETAPKLEELGALTGYSPTHVQRIFKRETGLSPAAYARAIRSERVKDALENGATVTEAIYDAGYGSASRFYEDAGKRMGMNASVWKNGGAGVVVHWANVETSLGTMMVAATDKGVCCLSFNEGDKELRERFPKADLLQGGDELQKLLGDVIAQVEMPGRPHNIPLDVAGTAFQEAVWQELRKIPEGETRSYAHIAAAIGKPKAVRAVGSANGANNVAVLIPCHRVVRSDGTMGGYAYGLEIKEKLLEKERI; encoded by the coding sequence ATGATCGACGACAAGACAGCATGGCAGGCAATGTCCAATCGCGACCGGTCCTTCGACGGGAAGTTTGTCACTGGTGTATTGAGCACAGGTATATATTGCCGCCCATCCTGCGCGGCGCGTCATCCCAAGCGCGAGAATGTGCGTTTTTTTGCCAAACCGGAACAGGCAGAGGAGGCCGGATTGCGCGCTTGTCTGCGTTGTTTGCCGAAAGATGTGGCGCGCGATGATGCGGCAGTGAAGGCGGTGATCGATGTTATCCGCATGGCCGAGACTGCGCCTAAACTGGAAGAACTCGGCGCGCTGACCGGCTATTCGCCCACTCATGTGCAGCGTATATTCAAGCGTGAAACGGGACTGTCGCCAGCAGCCTATGCGCGTGCAATAAGGTCAGAACGGGTGAAGGATGCGCTAGAGAACGGTGCAACAGTTACCGAGGCCATATATGACGCGGGCTATGGGTCTGCATCACGATTTTACGAAGATGCAGGAAAGAGAATGGGTATGAATGCGAGCGTTTGGAAAAACGGCGGGGCAGGGGTGGTTGTACATTGGGCCAATGTCGAAACCTCGCTCGGCACGATGATGGTTGCCGCAACCGACAAAGGCGTTTGCTGTCTGTCGTTCAATGAAGGCGATAAGGAACTGCGCGAGCGCTTCCCGAAAGCCGATCTGCTGCAGGGCGGCGATGAACTTCAAAAATTGCTCGGCGATGTCATCGCGCAAGTCGAAATGCCCGGTCGTCCCCACAACATCCCGCTCGATGTGGCGGGCACCGCCTTTCAGGAAGCCGTCTGGCAGGAACTCCGCAAAATACCCGAAGGCGAAACCCGCAGCTATGCTCATATTGCCGCCGCCATCGGCAAACCCAAAGCGGTCCGCGCGGTGGGAAGCGCCAACGGTGCCAATAATGTCGCCGTGCTGATCCCCTGCCACCGTGTGGTGCGCAGTGACGGGACGATGGGTGGTTATGCTTATGGGTTGGAGATTAAAGAGAAGTTGTTGGAGAAGGAGAGGATATAG
- the atpA gene encoding F0F1 ATP synthase subunit alpha, with product MDIRAAEISKVIKDQIANFGNEAQVSEVGTVLAVGDGIARIHGLDQVQAGEMVEFSNGIQGMALNLEADNVGVVIFGSDAEIKEGDVVKRTGTIVDVPIGPELLGRVVDGLGNPIDGKGPIKTKKRSRVEVKAPGIIPRKSVHEPVQTGLKALDALVPVGRGQRELIIGDRQTGKTAVAIDTFINQKNVNAGDDESKKLYCIYVAIGQKRSTVAQIVKSLEENGAMEYTIVVAATASEPAPLQYLAPYTGVTMGEYFRDNGMHACIVYDDLSKQAVAYRQMSLLLRRPPGREAYPGDVFYLHSRLLERAAKMNEDNGSGSLTALPIIETQAGDVSAYIPTNVISITDGQIFLETDLFNQGIRPAINVGLSVSRVGSAAQTKAMKKVSGSIKLDLAQYREMAAFAQFGSDLDASTQKLLSRGERLTQLLKQAQYSPLPFEEQTASIYAGTNGHLDGVAVNDVVRYEEAMLSHMRNEHADVLKTIRDSGDLADDTKASLEAALAAFGKTFS from the coding sequence ATGGATATTCGCGCAGCAGAAATTTCAAAGGTCATCAAGGACCAGATCGCCAACTTCGGTAACGAAGCGCAGGTTTCCGAAGTCGGAACCGTTTTGGCAGTGGGTGACGGTATCGCCCGTATCCACGGTCTCGATCAGGTGCAAGCCGGTGAGATGGTTGAATTTTCCAACGGTATTCAGGGCATGGCGCTGAACCTGGAAGCTGACAATGTCGGCGTTGTGATCTTCGGCTCTGATGCTGAGATTAAAGAAGGCGACGTTGTTAAGCGGACCGGTACGATTGTGGATGTTCCCATTGGTCCGGAATTGCTTGGCCGCGTTGTTGATGGTCTGGGCAATCCTATTGACGGCAAAGGCCCGATCAAAACCAAGAAACGTAGCCGTGTTGAAGTGAAGGCGCCGGGCATTATCCCGCGTAAATCTGTGCACGAGCCTGTGCAAACCGGCCTGAAAGCGCTTGATGCTCTGGTTCCTGTTGGTCGCGGTCAACGCGAATTGATCATTGGTGACCGGCAAACCGGTAAAACCGCTGTTGCGATTGATACCTTCATCAACCAGAAGAACGTCAACGCTGGCGATGACGAGAGCAAAAAGCTCTACTGCATCTATGTTGCCATCGGTCAGAAGCGTTCGACAGTTGCGCAGATTGTTAAGAGCCTCGAAGAAAATGGCGCGATGGAATATACCATCGTTGTTGCCGCCACCGCTTCGGAGCCTGCTCCGTTGCAATATCTCGCGCCTTACACCGGTGTGACGATGGGCGAATATTTCCGCGATAACGGCATGCACGCCTGTATCGTTTATGACGATCTCTCCAAGCAGGCTGTGGCTTACCGCCAGATGTCCTTGCTTCTTCGTCGTCCTCCGGGCCGTGAGGCTTATCCTGGTGACGTTTTCTATCTTCACAGTCGTTTGTTGGAACGTGCCGCGAAGATGAACGAAGACAATGGCTCTGGTTCTTTGACCGCTCTGCCGATCATTGAAACGCAGGCTGGTGACGTTTCGGCGTACATCCCAACCAACGTGATTTCGATTACCGATGGCCAGATTTTCTTGGAAACCGACCTCTTTAACCAAGGCATCCGTCCTGCAATTAACGTGGGTCTATCGGTGTCCCGTGTTGGTTCCGCCGCGCAGACCAAGGCGATGAAGAAAGTGTCCGGTTCGATTAAACTCGATCTTGCGCAATATCGTGAAATGGCCGCGTTTGCGCAGTTTGGTTCCGATCTGGATGCCTCGACACAGAAGTTGCTTTCTCGTGGTGAGCGTTTGACGCAGTTGCTGAAACAAGCACAATATTCGCCTCTTCCATTCGAAGAGCAAACCGCTTCTATCTATGCCGGTACCAATGGTCACCTGGACGGCGTCGCGGTGAATGACGTTGTGCGTTATGAAGAAGCCATGCTTTCTCATATGCGTAATGAGCATGCTGATGTTCTTAAAACGATCCGTGATAGCGGTGACTTGGCAGACGACACCAAAGCATCTCTTGAAGCTGCCCTCGCTGCTTTCGGCAAAACCTTTAGCTAA
- a CDS encoding F0F1 ATP synthase subunit gamma: MANLKELKDRIGSVKSTQKITKAKQMVAAAKLRRAQMAAEAARPYAEQMEKVMGNLASKVTVDENSSKLLAGTGKNDTHLLVVATSDRGLCGAFNANIVKEAKLKADALLAEGKKVLFYMVGRKGLPIIKRQYPNQILKHFDTSAVKAPGFEEAKAIALELTGLIEEGKFDVAHLFYGKFKSALVQEPTVQQIIPIAVKDGAVAEAGGAVDYEPDEEEILAELLPRNLTTQLFGALLENNASEQGASMTAMDNATRNAGDLIENLTIIYNRSRQAAITTELIEIIAGAEAL, translated from the coding sequence ATGGCTAATCTTAAGGAACTGAAAGATCGGATCGGGTCGGTTAAATCGACCCAGAAGATCACCAAGGCCAAGCAAATGGTGGCCGCAGCGAAACTGCGCCGCGCGCAGATGGCTGCCGAAGCTGCGCGTCCTTATGCCGAGCAGATGGAAAAGGTGATGGGCAACCTCGCCTCCAAAGTGACGGTGGATGAAAATTCATCGAAGCTGCTGGCCGGCACTGGGAAGAACGACACGCATTTGCTGGTTGTTGCGACTTCTGATCGCGGGCTTTGCGGTGCATTTAATGCGAATATCGTGAAAGAAGCCAAGCTGAAAGCCGACGCGCTTCTTGCTGAAGGCAAGAAGGTTTTGTTCTACATGGTTGGCCGCAAAGGCTTGCCGATCATCAAGCGTCAATATCCCAACCAGATTTTGAAGCATTTCGATACCTCTGCGGTCAAAGCTCCCGGTTTTGAAGAAGCCAAGGCGATTGCGCTGGAACTGACGGGCCTGATTGAAGAAGGCAAATTTGACGTCGCGCATCTGTTTTACGGCAAATTCAAATCGGCATTGGTGCAGGAACCCACGGTTCAGCAGATCATCCCGATTGCAGTCAAAGACGGCGCAGTTGCCGAAGCTGGCGGCGCGGTTGACTATGAGCCCGACGAAGAAGAAATTCTCGCCGAATTGCTCCCGCGCAACCTGACCACGCAGCTATTTGGCGCATTGCTAGAAAATAATGCATCGGAACAAGGCGCGTCGATGACCGCAATGGACAATGCAACCCGCAATGCCGGCGACCTGATCGAAAACCTCACCATCATCTACAACCGCAGCCGTCAGGCCGCGATTACCACCGAATTGATTGAAATTATCGCTGGCGCAGAAGCGCTTTAA
- a CDS encoding trypsin-like peptidase domain-containing protein — translation MIKKLILFVTIISATLLTGPAQADPADISAASRSVVRVVLAAKDGNKVAFVGHGSGFAVAPDKIVTNAHVIEIARQEPSVVIGIIPSQGGKSYGGRVIAFSPDNDLALIQVLDGGRLPPMTIFGGNVADGADVVAIGYPGSVDRAQGLNLDDMITPMSPVKTRGSISGGRSTKQFDTILHTAPIASGNSGGPLIDNCGRILGANSFGSLSDGNDAEFGFAVSAKEILSFLRKAGVKVGATATPCRSAAEISREEQERENAERAKVEALEKAETAERGAKTEKLRTTVSQDIIAERENQMAIAALLLVLSLVAVSGGFYLMTQSKRNPAIAAFGGAAVLLLGAVIVFLSRPSFSEIEDRVALAMKEGSENQQQAITVASSGKYQCTINPDRSRITVSQQNELPLEWTDGGCVNGRTQYGRDGAKWSRIFVPNEEQTVTINSFQPDRSEFTEERYLLGLDAMTKARAIRQKYGNKACTADAKVLADVEDMVKAIRAELPGSVNERLVYECARVKD, via the coding sequence ATGATCAAAAAGCTAATATTGTTTGTCACCATCATCAGCGCAACCCTTCTCACCGGTCCCGCGCAAGCTGACCCCGCCGATATAAGCGCAGCGAGCCGTTCGGTTGTGCGGGTTGTGCTCGCGGCTAAAGATGGCAACAAAGTCGCATTTGTTGGCCATGGCAGCGGCTTTGCCGTCGCGCCGGACAAGATTGTCACCAATGCCCACGTGATTGAAATCGCCCGGCAGGAGCCCTCCGTAGTGATTGGCATTATCCCCTCGCAGGGCGGAAAAAGCTACGGTGGGCGGGTCATTGCTTTTTCACCGGACAATGATCTGGCGCTTATTCAGGTGCTCGATGGCGGGCGTCTGCCGCCGATGACCATTTTCGGCGGGAATGTGGCGGACGGAGCAGATGTGGTTGCCATCGGCTATCCTGGATCCGTGGACCGGGCGCAGGGACTTAATCTTGATGATATGATCACGCCGATGTCTCCGGTGAAAACCCGCGGTTCCATTTCTGGCGGCCGCTCGACCAAGCAATTTGATACTATTCTCCACACAGCGCCAATCGCGAGCGGTAACAGCGGCGGGCCCCTGATCGACAATTGCGGAAGGATACTGGGCGCTAACAGTTTTGGCTCGCTTAGCGATGGCAATGATGCCGAATTCGGTTTTGCCGTTTCTGCGAAGGAAATCTTGTCCTTTCTACGCAAGGCCGGTGTAAAAGTAGGCGCTACCGCTACGCCTTGTCGTTCCGCCGCTGAGATTAGCCGCGAGGAACAGGAACGCGAAAATGCTGAACGCGCCAAGGTCGAGGCATTAGAAAAAGCCGAAACCGCTGAACGAGGAGCCAAGACAGAGAAACTCCGCACTACCGTTTCACAGGACATTATTGCAGAACGGGAGAACCAGATGGCGATTGCGGCGCTCTTGCTTGTTTTGTCGCTGGTTGCCGTCAGTGGCGGTTTCTATCTGATGACCCAATCCAAACGCAATCCGGCGATTGCTGCATTTGGCGGAGCGGCGGTTTTGCTGCTCGGCGCGGTGATTGTATTTCTATCACGCCCTTCGTTTAGCGAGATTGAAGATCGGGTGGCATTGGCCATGAAGGAAGGCAGCGAGAACCAGCAACAGGCCATAACCGTCGCTTCATCGGGTAAATATCAATGCACGATCAATCCCGACCGCAGCCGGATTACCGTATCGCAACAAAATGAACTGCCGCTGGAATGGACGGACGGCGGCTGCGTCAATGGTCGCACCCAATATGGCCGTGACGGTGCGAAATGGTCACGGATTTTTGTGCCTAACGAAGAGCAGACCGTCACCATCAACAGTTTTCAGCCCGACCGCAGCGAATTTACCGAGGAGCGCTATCTGCTGGGACTCGATGCGATGACCAAGGCCCGCGCTATCCGGCAGAAATATGGCAACAAGGCCTGCACGGCAGACGCAAAGGTGTTGGCCGATGTCGAGGATATGGTGAAAGCAATCCGCGCCGAATTACCCGGTTCGGTAAATGAGCGGCTGGTTTACGAGTGCGCGCGGGTGAAGGATTGA
- a CDS encoding DUF2189 domain-containing protein — translation MSITKQAPIAPATVASDLTASDLRAALAAGWSDFKTHPIFGLFFAAIYVLAGVFITYALLEWGEFFWLVLTSAGFPLLAPFTAVGLYEISRRREAGMPMSWKAVLGALRGHGDEQIMSMGVILFVAFGFWLLVAHGVFAIFMAEVGTGTTHIEFFTTAPGLAMLVVGSMVGGLMALAFYAITVVSLPMLVDREVDFITAIIVSLATVRSNKFVLLGWAVFIAVALFVAMIPGFLGLFIVLPVLGHATWHLYKRAVSHPSA, via the coding sequence ATGAGCATAACCAAACAGGCGCCAATCGCTCCGGCAACGGTTGCCAGCGATCTAACCGCAAGTGACCTGCGCGCCGCACTGGCGGCTGGTTGGAGCGACTTCAAAACACATCCGATATTTGGTCTGTTTTTCGCGGCGATCTATGTGCTGGCGGGTGTATTTATCACTTACGCGCTCTTGGAGTGGGGCGAGTTTTTTTGGCTGGTTCTGACTTCAGCAGGGTTTCCGCTATTAGCGCCGTTCACAGCAGTCGGCCTGTACGAAATCAGCCGCCGCCGCGAAGCCGGTATGCCAATGAGCTGGAAAGCGGTCCTCGGAGCGTTGCGCGGGCATGGTGACGAACAAATCATGAGCATGGGCGTGATCCTGTTTGTCGCCTTCGGTTTCTGGCTGCTGGTAGCCCACGGCGTTTTCGCGATCTTTATGGCAGAGGTTGGTACAGGAACCACCCATATCGAATTTTTTACAACCGCCCCGGGGCTGGCGATGCTGGTAGTGGGTAGTATGGTCGGCGGGCTTATGGCGCTGGCCTTTTACGCCATCACGGTGGTCAGCCTGCCGATGCTGGTTGATCGGGAAGTCGATTTTATCACCGCTATTATTGTCAGTCTGGCGACGGTTCGGTCAAACAAGTTCGTATTGCTGGGCTGGGCGGTCTTTATCGCGGTGGCATTGTTTGTAGCGATGATCCCGGGGTTTCTGGGGCTGTTTATTGTGCTGCCGGTTCTGGGGCATGCGACCTGGCATTTGTATAAGCGGGCGGTGAGCCATCCCAGCGCTTAA
- a CDS encoding ATP synthase F1 subunit epsilon, whose amino-acid sequence MANLHFELVTPEKLVRSEDVFMVVVPGTEGDFGVLAKHAPVMSTIRDADLVIYATEGGTPETITVQGGFAEVNEAGLTVLAEAVS is encoded by the coding sequence ATGGCAAACCTACATTTCGAACTCGTAACCCCTGAAAAGCTCGTCCGGTCGGAAGATGTATTCATGGTGGTTGTGCCCGGTACAGAGGGCGACTTTGGTGTGCTCGCCAAACACGCGCCGGTGATGTCGACGATCCGTGATGCCGATCTGGTTATTTATGCCACAGAAGGCGGTACGCCTGAAACAATCACCGTTCAGGGCGGCTTTGCAGAAGTAAACGAAGCGGGTCTGACGGTATTGGCAGAGGCCGTTTCCTGA
- a CDS encoding DMT family transporter produces MTLALVAFTGFPLGDVLVKTMAGDWPVPAVAAFRFSIAAIALALLLWLKEGRSGFRINRPWLHAARGLALTVGTITFFSAIYVMPLADAVAISFINPMLTALFSDWFLKEKMRPATWIATIVAFGGVLIMLRPNIAAFGWVAVLPLIAAVAMSSMIILNRMVSTQRSIFAAQFYIAFWASVFLTIAAVIGHWTIDVMYVPGLPDWSVVIKCGIIAITATCCHFLLYMATMRTTAAVIAPLVYIQLIIATIFSVTVFGDAIDRVALIGGALILLSGVFLWRSERRATTVLEA; encoded by the coding sequence GTGACGCTTGCACTTGTTGCCTTTACCGGTTTCCCGCTCGGCGATGTTCTGGTGAAGACGATGGCCGGCGACTGGCCTGTGCCTGCAGTTGCAGCCTTTCGTTTTTCCATCGCAGCCATTGCCTTGGCGCTGTTGCTTTGGCTGAAAGAGGGCCGGAGTGGTTTTCGGATTAACCGACCTTGGTTGCACGCGGCGAGAGGATTGGCATTGACCGTCGGCACTATAACGTTCTTTTCAGCTATTTATGTCATGCCGCTGGCGGATGCTGTCGCGATATCTTTTATCAATCCGATGCTAACGGCGTTGTTCTCTGACTGGTTTCTAAAAGAGAAGATGCGTCCGGCGACCTGGATCGCGACGATTGTTGCTTTTGGCGGCGTATTGATCATGCTTCGGCCCAATATCGCTGCCTTTGGCTGGGTAGCCGTTCTACCCCTGATTGCGGCTGTGGCCATGTCATCGATGATCATATTAAACCGGATGGTTTCAACTCAACGTTCAATCTTCGCAGCGCAATTTTACATTGCGTTCTGGGCGTCGGTATTTCTCACCATCGCGGCCGTGATCGGGCATTGGACGATTGATGTCATGTACGTGCCCGGTCTGCCGGATTGGAGCGTGGTCATCAAATGCGGTATTATAGCAATTACCGCCACCTGCTGCCATTTTCTGCTCTATATGGCGACGATGCGGACCACGGCAGCGGTAATTGCGCCTTTGGTCTATATTCAACTGATCATCGCAACGATATTTAGCGTAACTGTTTTTGGTGATGCAATTGATCGGGTAGCGCTGATCGGTGGGGCTTTGATCCTGCTAAGTGGTGTTTTCCTTTGGCGCAGTGAGCGCCGAGCGACAACGGTGTTGGAGGCTTAG
- a CDS encoding F0F1 ATP synthase subunit delta, whose product MENSSGIRASLAGRYATALFALAEENKAIDKVEASLGTLSQVLAESEDLRALTTSPVLSRDAAGKAIAATAKSLKLDTLTTNVLGVLAANRRLNQIPAMIRAFSTLASGHRGEITAEVTSAHPLDDKQIDALKAQLKKRVGSDVSVSTAVDPSILGGLVVKIGSQMIDNSIKTRLNTLSQAMKG is encoded by the coding sequence GTGGAGAATTCCAGCGGCATTAGAGCTAGCTTAGCGGGGCGTTACGCCACGGCTTTGTTCGCGCTTGCAGAAGAAAATAAAGCGATTGATAAAGTGGAGGCCAGCCTTGGTACGCTTTCTCAGGTACTCGCCGAATCGGAAGACCTCAGGGCGCTGACCACAAGCCCAGTTCTTTCCCGCGATGCGGCTGGCAAGGCAATTGCCGCCACTGCGAAAAGTTTGAAGCTTGATACGCTGACCACCAATGTTTTGGGTGTGCTCGCGGCCAACCGGCGACTTAACCAGATACCTGCCATGATCCGCGCCTTCTCGACCCTGGCCTCAGGCCATCGCGGTGAAATTACCGCCGAAGTGACCTCGGCTCATCCGCTGGACGACAAACAGATTGATGCGCTCAAAGCGCAGCTCAAAAAACGCGTAGGAAGCGATGTGAGCGTTTCCACCGCTGTTGATCCTTCCATTCTTGGCGGCCTCGTCGTCAAAATTGGCAGCCAGATGATCGACAACTCAATTAAAACCCGTTTGAACACGCTTTCCCAAGCCATGAAAGGCTAA
- a CDS encoding nitroreductase — MQFDEVVLGRRSIRGYKQEPVARELIEEIIGLAMRAPSSMNTQPWSFYVITGEPLEKIRNGNTERMLAGVPQSREFRTGEAFAGQHRDRQIGVAKQLFSAMEIERDDKEARQDWVMRGFRQFDAPVCVIITYDRVLDGSDDTPFDCGAVATALVNAAWSRGLGTVINSQGIMQSPVVREHAGIADDQVIMKSIALGWPDESFPANAVVSTRKPIEEAAVFVGF, encoded by the coding sequence ATGCAGTTTGATGAAGTTGTCCTCGGTCGCCGCAGCATACGTGGATATAAACAGGAACCGGTTGCGCGGGAACTGATCGAAGAAATCATTGGATTGGCGATGCGTGCGCCTTCATCGATGAACACGCAGCCCTGGAGTTTCTATGTTATCACCGGTGAACCGCTGGAAAAGATAAGGAATGGCAACACCGAACGGATGCTGGCCGGCGTGCCGCAATCTCGCGAGTTCCGAACCGGCGAGGCCTTTGCGGGGCAGCATCGTGACCGGCAAATCGGTGTCGCCAAGCAATTGTTTTCCGCGATGGAAATCGAACGTGATGACAAGGAGGCACGACAGGATTGGGTTATGCGCGGGTTCCGTCAGTTTGATGCGCCGGTGTGCGTGATCATTACTTATGACCGCGTTCTCGACGGAAGCGACGACACCCCGTTTGATTGCGGCGCTGTGGCAACCGCTCTGGTGAACGCGGCATGGTCGCGAGGATTGGGCACCGTCATCAACAGCCAAGGCATCATGCAATCGCCTGTGGTGCGTGAGCATGCCGGTATTGCCGATGATCAAGTGATCATGAAAAGCATAGCTCTCGGCTGGCCGGACGAGAGCTTTCCGGCGAATGCAGTGGTTTCCACACGAAAGCCCATTGAAGAGGCGGCGGTATTTGTGGGTTTTTAA
- the atpD gene encoding F0F1 ATP synthase subunit beta: protein MAKTNNVGRISQVIGAVVDVTFDTDIPAILSALETDNNGNRLVLEVAQHLGENTVRTIAMDATEGLTRGQEVTATGSQIQMPVGPETLGRIMNVIGEPIDERGPIGHKTTSPIHAQAPDFVDQSTENEILVTGIKVVDLLAPYAKGGKIGLFGGAGVGKTVLIQELINNIAKGHGGTSVFAGVGERTREGNDLYHEFLDAGVIAKDADGNPKSEGSKVALVFGQMNEPPGARARVALSGLTQAEYFRDVEGQDVLFFIDNIFRFTQAGSEVSALLGRIPSAVGYQPTLSTDMGALQERITSTNKGSITSVQAIYVPADDLTDPAPATSFAHLDATTVLNRAISELGIYPAVDPLDSTSRVLEPRVVGQEHYDTARAVQETLQKYKSLQDIIAILGMDELSEEDKLVVQRARKIQKFLSQPFHVAEVFTGIPGKFVDLEDTIKSFKAVVDGEYDHLPENAFYMVGGIEEAIEKGKKLAAEAA, encoded by the coding sequence ATGGCAAAAACCAACAATGTAGGCCGCATTTCACAGGTTATCGGCGCTGTCGTCGACGTGACCTTTGATACGGATATCCCGGCAATTCTCTCAGCTTTGGAAACCGACAATAACGGTAACCGGCTCGTGTTAGAAGTTGCACAGCATCTCGGCGAAAACACCGTTCGTACCATCGCAATGGACGCGACCGAAGGTTTGACCCGCGGTCAGGAAGTGACCGCCACCGGCTCGCAGATCCAGATGCCTGTTGGCCCTGAAACACTGGGACGCATCATGAACGTGATTGGGGAACCCATCGACGAACGTGGCCCAATCGGTCACAAGACAACCTCTCCTATTCACGCGCAAGCCCCTGATTTTGTCGACCAGTCCACCGAGAATGAAATTCTGGTGACCGGTATTAAAGTGGTCGACCTGCTAGCCCCTTATGCAAAGGGCGGTAAAATTGGCCTGTTCGGCGGTGCCGGCGTGGGCAAGACCGTGCTTATTCAGGAACTGATCAACAACATTGCAAAAGGCCACGGCGGAACATCCGTGTTCGCCGGTGTTGGTGAGCGTACCCGCGAAGGTAACGATCTCTATCACGAATTTCTCGACGCTGGCGTTATTGCCAAGGATGCCGACGGCAATCCGAAGTCGGAAGGCTCAAAAGTGGCTCTGGTCTTCGGCCAGATGAACGAACCTCCAGGCGCGCGTGCGCGTGTGGCTCTTTCCGGTCTGACACAGGCGGAATATTTCCGTGATGTAGAAGGTCAGGACGTTCTCTTCTTCATCGACAACATCTTCCGCTTCACGCAGGCTGGCTCAGAAGTGTCCGCGCTTCTTGGCCGTATTCCTTCGGCTGTGGGCTATCAGCCTACCCTGTCCACCGACATGGGCGCGTTGCAAGAGCGCATTACCTCCACCAACAAGGGCTCGATTACATCGGTTCAGGCAATTTACGTTCCTGCCGATGACTTGACCGATCCAGCTCCGGCGACTTCCTTTGCCCACTTGGACGCAACCACCGTTTTGAACCGTGCGATTTCAGAGCTGGGCATCTATCCTGCTGTTGATCCGCTCGATTCAACGTCACGTGTTCTGGAACCACGCGTTGTTGGCCAAGAGCATTATGATACGGCCCGCGCTGTTCAGGAAACGCTGCAAAAATATAAGTCTTTGCAGGACATCATCGCCATTCTCGGCATGGACGAGCTTTCCGAAGAAGATAAGCTGGTCGTGCAGCGTGCCCGGAAAATCCAGAAATTCCTGTCGCAACCGTTCCACGTTGCGGAAGTCTTTACCGGCATTCCTGGTAAATTTGTTGATCTGGAAGACACGATCAAATCGTTCAAGGCAGTTGTCGACGGCGAATATGATCACCTTCCCGAAAACGCCTTCTACATGGTCGGCGGCATCGAGGAAGCGATTGAAAAAGGCAAGAAACTGGCTGCGGAAGCGGCTTAA